Part of the Musa acuminata AAA Group cultivar baxijiao chromosome BXJ2-7, Cavendish_Baxijiao_AAA, whole genome shotgun sequence genome is shown below.
ATTTACACATGCAAAGTGGCTTCATTTATTGGGAAGGTGGTGAAGTTGAAAATGATTGAAATCTATGTGTCAAAAGTCTAAGTGGATAGCTGTTTCCCTCAACAATGCCATGGTTTTCTTGTCTTCACCTCAAAACAAAGCATCACATCATTTCTTTATATGACTTTGTGCACTCATATTATATTACAATAAGACGACAACCAGTCACAGATCTTTTTCATGGGTTTCCAGTTATTGGATATCTCTCTTCACAATTGAGTGAAGAAAAGTTCTTGTGATCACCTCCAAAAAGTAGCAAAAAGGGCCAGAAGAAATGACTGGAATAACTCTGGCTAAAAGAAACATACAGATTGTATTCTTTTCATATCTTCCATTCTTGTGGTACTTCAGCTGGAGATTGGGGTTGTGTTCCGTGGAGCTCAGCCAAAACTCCATCTCCTTGTTGAGTCTGCATGAAGGTTTCAGGAAGCAGATCTCTGCAGCTTTTACTCACCTAACATCAGAAACAGAAGGGTGTTCCACATATCAATGGGGCCAGGCAAGCACCAGTGCACGCAGTCGTTGTACAGGGTGACGTTCTCATGCGCCCAATGGCCATATCTACTCGGATGCCCATCGGGCCTCAGCAGCATAGCTCCCGTGGTGTCCAACATCTTCAACTCCACTCCCTTTGCCCTCCCGACCCTCTCGGCTTCCCTGAACTCCTCCACTTGTGCCTCGTAGAACTCGAGATCCAATCCCTCCAGCCTCGTCTCGTTGCCCCGGAACGGCCTCGTCCTCACGCAATTCCCTCCCTTGTTCCACTCCCCGTTCTCGAAGTGCGACGGCGAGACCGTTCTCAGGAAGACCTTCCCCCCGAAGCCATCGAGCTCGGTGATGGCGCGGAGAGCGGTCCGGAAGGCCATCCTGTGGGAGTACCGCAACGTCAGGTCGGTGACGTTGTCAACCAGGCAGAAGTGGCAGCCGACGATCTCTCCCTTCTCGTAGAACATGGCTGGCCGAGTGAACCAGTTGCCATCGGATATGATCACGTAGTCGAACTCGTGGATTCGGGACGCCCAGTTGTCGTCGACCTCGTCGAGGTAGAGGTTCCACAGGCCAGTATGGTTGGGGCCGTCTGTGTCTGCTTCCTGAGCTTTCACCAGGAACGGCGACCAGAAGGTTGAGATGGTGAAGTTGTAGGCGGTGTAGAACATGCGCTTGAAGTTCTCATCCGTGGTGTTGGAGATGTCCTTTGGATACTCCACCTGATCGGCACAACAGACAGAGAGAGAGTGGTCAAACTTAGAAGATCCATAATGAATGACAAGATTATAAGATTCTACGAGTACAGATATGGATCCCATGTGGGCACGTCAATTTATATTCACAGCTCGCGCTCCAACGTGAAGGCCGGATGTGTTGTGTTCTGTCATGTATATTCATTTCATTGAacgtttaagatggttgataaggTTAAGATCTGGCTTTGGAGGAGGTATGAACGGGTAATGCTTTGGTTTGATGGCGCCTTTACCTTCGACAAGAGGCACATCAAGGACTGCATGTGGTTTCTGGCCAAGGAGTCGCCCACGAACGCCAGGGACTTCCCTCTCACAAGCTCGAGGAACCAAGAGGCGTCGAAGCGCGGCAGCTCGCAGGCCGCCGGCCTCCACCTCCATTTCAGGAAGTCCATGTCTGGTCTCCCGTACTTCATGCAATTCTGGTGCTCCTGGATCGTGAAGCACGTCAGGTTCGTGTAGTACGGCGCGTCTGGATCCCGAACCCACTCGCCCTGGGAGATGTCGCAGTCCCGGGGCAATCTGATGGAAGGATatcgaggcggcggcggcggcggaggaggaggagaaggcgacGAGGAAGACAAAGAGgaggcggaagaagaagaagaacgttCATCGTTGTACGAGGGTAGGGGAGGCTGGTTGCAACAGGAGATGATGGCAAGCACCAACAAGACGAGGAGGATGGAGAAGAGAAGTGTCCTGGGATTGCCGTGTGCATGATGGTAGCCCCAAATCCGAAGCCTGTAGGCATGAGGCTTCATTGGAAGAGGTCAGACGATGGTGAAGGAAGAAGAAGCCATGACTCTATAAAAAGCAATGGTGGCGTGACTTCATCTCTGTTCGATAAATATTGGGTGGTTGGCATGTCTTTTGCTGCCCACGTTCCGCATGTTGGGCTtcagaaataaaaattaatatttttattgaaattaagtatcataaattaaaaataaacgttttatatttttgaaaatgataatcaaCATATTGTGAatccacaaagaaaaaaaaaaagctaaactttctttttctattttcaggattattatatataaattaaaaaagtgttgtttatatataaaatataataaataattaagatagcaCTAAGCAACCAGAATAAGACATGTCACTAACAGTTAATCTATGTACTGAGTTGGCCTGTGATCATGACCTTGGCGACCGAGTATGGTTTATGATGCTGGTCGATGAGCCAGAACAGCTGCAACAATGGTGGCATCCCACCAAGACATCATGAACTCCACCACGAATCCATGGCGGAGAAGTGATGGAAGAGGCAATAGAGGCAAGCTCTTGGCTCAAACAACGAAGGAGGGACCATTGCGCCATGGGCGTGCACACGACGTGAGGAAGCTCGGCGGCATTAACGCAAACACCAAACGCACACTCAGTCCTCTGCATCAAATACGATTTCTTTCATCGCATGTTCATGTTTTAGTCAAACAATGGCATCCCACCAATTATTTCCAATGTAAATTGAACCCATTAGATCCACTTAAGTCTGTCTCCGCTGCATTCCTTCTATTCAGATGCGTCCGTCGGAGGATGGTACTAAGAACATGTCCGAAGCTGCAGAAATGATAGGGATGGAAGAAAAGCTTCAAGAACTCATCAGATCGTTCAACAGAATCCATACACATACAATTATTCATCCCCTCCATGAATGATATAATCCACTCTATTAGATTGATTTGATGATCCTGTAACGTGGATCTCGGGGGAAAAATTTCTTCTCAGCCCCAAGCCCACACAAACACTGGTCTTCCTGTTGCTTCACTCCCCCAGCATCAGAAACAAGAGCTGGTTCCACATGTCGATGGGCCCGGGCAAGCACCAGTGCACGCAGTCGTTGTACATGGCGACGCTCTCATGGATGGAGTGGCCGTACCTGCTCGGGTGGCCGTCCGGCCTCAGCAGCATGGCCTGCGTCGTGTCCAGCAGCCGCATCCTCACCCCCGGCTCCCGCTCCGCCTGCCTGAATTCCTCCAGCTGCTGCTCGTAGAACTCCCGGTCCAGAGACTCCAGCGTCGTCTCGTTGCTTCGGTACGGCCGCTTCCGCTTGCAGTTGCCGCCCTTGTTCCACTCCCCGTTCTCGAAGTGCGACGGCGATATGGATCGCACCAACACCTTCCCCTTGAAGCCGGCGAGGCCGTTGATGGCGCGGAGGGCCGTCCGGAAGGCCATCCGGTGCGAGTAGTGCAGCGTCAGGTCGGTGACGTTCTCGATCAGGCAGTAGTGGCAGCCGACCAGCTTCTTCTGCTCGTAGAAGAGGGAGGGCCGGGTGAACCAGTTGCCGTCGGAGATGATCACGTAGTCGAACTTGTGGAGCTGCGACGCCCATTTCTCGTCGACCTCGTCCAGGTAGAGGTTCCAGAGGCCAGTGTGGTTCGGCCCGTCTGTGTCCGCCAGCTGCGCCTTCACCAGGAACGGGGACCAGAAGATGGAGATGGTGAAGCGGTAGGTGGGATAGAACATGCGCTTGAAGTTGTCATCTTTACTGTCCGACATGTCCTGTGGTCGCTCCACCTGCACACGATCGATTCCATCGTTACTAATCTTCTCAACCGGAGATCAAATCGAGAAACATCAAGCCAGATATCGATGATCTCCTGCAAAAGACTCGGGAGAACACCGTCGTGGACATGAATCTGACGTCAAAGGTGCCGAGTTACAGGTTGGATGTAGCATCTGACAATGTCAAAAACGGAGGCTAGCAAAGAGTAGATGAGAACTCTGAGACCTGCCAGCTTTTGGAGTGATGACAACCACGTGGGCGAGTCGGCGATGAGAGAGCGACAGCAATGTAAAGATCGAAACACGATGAGTCCTAAAGGTTACAGAGGCGATTCCCATTGCCCTTTCGAGGTGAAATCTACAGACTTGACTTAGACTGTTCTCTCTGGTTCGTCTCGGGCCACGAGATCTTACCATTAGATCCTGCCGGTTGGCTGGCTCTTGTTAGGGGCATCGCCTGGGCCAACCAAATGCTATCTTGTTTGTCCTCTCTCGCTTCCATTAATTGATGTGGTGTGTGTTTTGCTCCTCCACTCTTTTCCCCCTTCCTTTTTAACCTACCTTTCCCACCTCCTCACTCATTGCGACGAAAGGAAATCACTAGGAAAGAAGCAAACAAAAGACTGGATTAGCTTTGTTGCCTACTCACTGTTCATTAAATATTTAGGAGCATCTAGATCTGGTGTGTTGATCCAGGAGCGGAATCCGATTCGCAATTTGATTTCCAAGAGCAGATCAAATTCTTGATTTGGAATTTCTATCGAAATTAGATTTCAACGCCAACGGCAGATGGCATCTCGTGAGCTGAATTCCAGTGGCTTCTGCCTCCAGAGAGCAGGAAAAGAATTGGAGATCGagtcatggagagagagagagagagagagagagagagtgggctTACGCCGGACAAGAGGCACATCAGTGACTGCATCTGGTTCCTGGCCAAGGAGTCGCCGACGAAGGCCATGGACTTGCCCGTGACGAGGTGGAGGAACCAGGCGGCGTCGAAGCGAGGGAGGTCGCAGCCCTCCGGTTGCCACCGCCACTTGAGGAAGTCCAGATCCGGCCGGCCGTACTTCATGCAGTTCTGGTGCTCCTGGATGGTGAAGCAGGTCTTGTTGGTGTAGTAGGGGGCGTCGGGGTCCCGAACCCATTCGCCCTTGGACAGATCGCAGTTCTCCGGCAAGCCGAGGGGAGGGTACCGCCGCGTGTAggggagaagaaagatcttgaccAGCAGCACGAGGACAACCGCGGACAGCAGCACCACCTTGCCGACGCCGTGGCCATTCTGCTGCCTCCGAAGCGGCGGCTTAACGGCGTAAGAAGGCTTCATGGTTCTCCGACGGAGGAGGGAGAAGGAGCTATGACGGGATGGTGACTGCTTGCCGACCTTCTCCTCGCTCTACAAAGAGGAAGTAAGTAGTGGTGGTTGAAGCAGCGCTTGATAATATCGAGTGGTTGGACGTGAGCGAGAgcgtcttctctttctttttgttcCATGCGGGCCATGCAGCGAATGATGTGCTCAGCAGCTCCACAACAAAGATGGCTCTCTCCCATCCATTGCTGCCGTAAATTACACTCCAGACGATGGAGATTAAGAATTCGATCATCCCTCCCCCATAAACGTGTAATCCACTCGTAGATCCGACCATGTCGAGCAAAATCCCTGTCGTGGTTGGGCAGATTTAGTCTGATCTGATAGCTGCACAGCCTTGTTCATGTGATGGATGGGTTGTCTTTTGCCTCATGACACCCTTCACATGCTCTTTCCTTCAGCTCTGTTGAGCACAGAACATTGACGTGATTCTTAAATGGAGAGacagacacagagagagagagagagagagagagagacagtaaACAAAGCCACACATATCAACATCTTGAGCTGTAATGTCCATTGAGGCATAAACAATACCTAACATGCAGCATTCATTTGATGAAACGAATAGAGATGCAACTGTACGACGTCCACAACGTTGCGTGGATGCTAAAGAATATTATCCAAAATAATACTTAATTTGGACAATAGTAAGACAACACCACATTTATATTCAATTAACCATTTTCTTTCCTCCTTGTTTAGCTGTAAAGCTCACATCTTCTAATGACTCTGATTTGTTTAGTTTATGGTAGAGGGTTGTCAGACTCCTGCAAGTATTTATGCTGATTGCTATTTTCTATGCTATCTGCATTCCATGCCAAGAACAAGCTGAGATCAAAATGTTCTTTGCTTATTTGTGGTGTGTCATATGGTAATGTGAAGAAGAGACTCCTTTGCAAACACACATGATTTGCGCTTGTAGAAAAAGAGGCATCATTTTGAGGTTAATTTTCTGTCAACTTTTTggcttatttttttcttattatccaTGAGATTTCTCTTTTCATTTTAAATGTCATATCATTAATTTGGAATTCAAACTTTTAACACCTCTTAATTATAACATTGTTTTAATGGTTTCTTTCATTTGATGAGCATAACTATTTAACTATTTTATCTTCTTTGTGAGTAATTTTATAGCATCAAAATACTTCCaagagggatatatatatatatatatatatatatatatatatatatatatatatatatatatatatatatatatatatatagagagagagagagagagagagagagagagagagagagagagagagagagagttatatGAACATggtataaagaaaaatattttaattgattGTATATGAAATCTACTTATTATCTTATTGCTTGAGAACCCAAAAAAGGTTCCATCAACTCTCCTAATGAGGTTTCAAAGACATCATCtagtaaattttacacataaaatatTAATACGATGATAATGTATGGTacttaaaaaaaatgatcatttatTAGAATGAgaatattgataaaaatatttgtgAGATATGACATTACTTTAGTACATCAATTATAGTCTGAAATTCTTAGATATATCGTGTAGACACTTCTCTAATTAATTTTATAACTAAACAAAGTATCATTATGACGGGTCTTCCGAATTAGCCATAAATCATACGCTATAATAACATATAAGAAAAATTAGTTTATTTACCCAAGATAATTTATTCCTGCACTGACCAAGAAATCTAAAGGTTATTTCCCATTTATGTTGAAAAATCTCAAAAATTGATTGACTAAATGAACAATCAAAGAAAATATGAGACAATTCATCCATTTGAGCACCACACAACATATAAAAGCTTAGCCTCTACAAGACCAAATGTAGCAATATAGTGAGAAATAGACATTCTAGAATGAAGCaaattataacaaaaataaatcacACATGTTATTCCTTTCATAAATGAGACCAATCAACAGATATGGTGATTGGTCAAATGCATATTGGGAGACAAGTAAGGCATAGGCAACTATAGTTGATGGTtccattcattattattattattataaaaatctgataattaattttAGAAATAAAATCAATAAGCAAATGTCCaaacaactcattcaatttacaaAAGTCTCACTTATGATCAACAATCAAACTTCAAACCCAAGAAGATTCATTCACAAAATCCATATTAAAATGATCTATTTTAACACTAAAGACATATCAAAAATCTAATAACCTAACCTTCACAAAAGAAAAAGCTTCAAGACCAACTAGTATTAATAGTAGAAAAAACCTATTAATTTTTTTGTGAGTAATATGATAGAGAAAAATATGATAACGtgacatttttttattaatttaaaaataaaaaatatcatcgaCATACATCATATGAATAAACTAATATCTATTCAAGACGTAAGCTTTCACTAGTCAAATAATCTTAATAAGTAAAAAAGTTAATTATTAGATCACGATAATATAAAAATAGGAAGATAAAAGATCATTTTATCTGATATCCTAAtcccttaaaaaaaatttagataattTCTCATTATTCTAACAAATATATTCAGAGACACATTCCCCattccaacatatatatatatacatatatatatatatacatatatatatacatatatatatatacatatatatatacatatatatatatatacatatatatatatacatacatatatatatacatacatatatatatatacatatatatatatatacatatatatatatacatatgtatatatacatatatatatatatatatatatatatatatatatatgtatatatatatatatatatatgtatatatatatatatgtatatatatatatatatgtatatatatgtatatatatatacatatgtatatatatatgtatatgtatatatatgtatatgtatatatatgtatatatatatatatgtatatgtatatatatgtatatgtatatatatatgtatatatatatatatatatatatgtatatatatatatgtatatatatatgtatatatatatatatgtatatatatatatatgtatatatatatatatatgtatatatatgtatatatatatgtatatatatatatgaatatatatatatatatgtatatgtatatgtatatatacatatacatatatatatatatatgtatatgtatatgtatatatacatatacatatacatatacatatacatatatatatatatatacacataataataataatactaataataataataataataaaattaattttaatgatgataaagGAATTTATATCTCCAGAAGGTGGCGTGAATACACACAGCCAAAATGCGGCAGAGGAAACCTTAAGGTGGCCTCTCTCTTTGTCAACCTCTTCTCTGCCCTCTTGTCCTCGGGAAAGCTACGGTGGCGAATTAGGTCAGGCGATCGACGCCCTTTCTTTCTTTGCCATTGATCAGACCCGTTTTCAATTGATTGTTCTTCTTGCTTGCCGGATTTTATGCTTGTTCATGATGGTGTTTGTTCTTGCCGTTTCCTTGAAAGATCTTGATCCAGTCATCTTTCTTGCTGTTGTTTGATCGCCTTCCATTAATGAGTTAGTAGTGTTCTTTGGGACGTTCGTTGCCTTCGATGAATTCTTGATCTGATTCTTGTGGTTCCAGCTGAATGGACTTTTTTAGACGATAGATTTGGGAGATTTTACATCTAATTATCGTCGATTGACGCTTAGAGCATTTTTTCTATGTGTCAGTGGATGATGTATGGCCAAAGTAGGCCACCTCTGTTATCTGATTGTTGAGAAATtcttgtttttcttgtttagttatAAGTTCTGGACATGTTTTAGGTATGATTGAACTTAAGGTTTGAGGTAGATTAATTCTAGGGCATGGTTCTTAACTTTAAGAACTGTTTAAGATATGAATATGACTTAATTATATCGCATGCACTTCAACTATGTGTAATTAAATATTAAGCTATTTATATGTCACAGTCTGTAGGATAAAAATTGGGATTGCTGGTCATCTGGTGATGTATCTTCTAGAGCtattgcttgcatcatcaagagtcaTGTAGCTGAGTTTTTATAAGTATGTGTCATGTAGATGAGAGTCATGTTCATATGAGTCATGTAGATGAGAGTCATGTGCATACAATCAGGTGAAACTGTAGATTTATGTAAAAGTGGAATTCTTAGATCCTTGAAGAACTTGCAGTTCTCATACAATCAGGTGAAGTTGTTGAATCTAGGCCTAGGAGGTTAGTTCATTTTACAACTCTACAAATTGCAGAATTTTTATTCGGCCTTCAACTTTATTGCTTTTGGACTATGTGGTTAAGCTCTTTACAAGTGAGTTTTAGGCTTTATGTTTCTCGGATAATGATGAATGGTATGGTAGCTACCTCTATGGACCTCTTTGTGTGGAATAACATGTCTCAAGATATTGATGTTGTGCCTCAGGTTGAACCTACTTTGGTATTATACACCTAGAAATGTGATTAAATACCATGCAGTAACAAGCACATGAAGCCTTATACCTAGGGCAATAGTGGTATAGACAAGTATCTTGCCAAGATTGAGTTCCACATGAtcttttatttatagaaagaatgtTAAAGGTACCTGGATGATGCATTATAATACATATAAACTATTGTTTGGCAGATATGGTATCCAGGAAATTGGAAAAGCAGCAACAGTACCTAATGCATGGAAGACCAAAATCTAGAAAATTCTTGATAGTAGTGTTAGGATACAAGTATCAATTATTAGTAGGCCATGTAAAGCTGGTTTAAGTCAAAAATTTTTGGAACTCGACTGGATAATTTGTTGATGCGTGTTATCATTATCTATCGttgaatgtccctctaaattgttcacaacttcttctttttatgattgtatCAATTTCCTTGCTTCCTTCTTTCTGATTATCTATCTAGTATCTTACCTTAATTATCTGCATAGTATGCAATGTTTTGCATGTGAAAATTAAGTGTTGTGATTTTGATCTTTTCCTCTTTAATGGATTGGGAAACAGGGACCATAAACACCATTCATTTAATCAGTATTAATTGTGGAACTTCTCTTCTATTGGCTTGTTATATATACCATGCTCGTTAATATATGTGCTTTTACAAGAAGCCAATAGAACAGAATTCCACAGCTAATACTAGTGGCTGACCAGTCCTGCATTGAGGGAAAAATATTTTGTGTCCAGTTCCATTGTCTGACATTATTGTTAGTGTCTATCTACTTGTGTTTCCTCGTGCAAAGATGGCATTGCAGAACATTGGTGCTTCAAACATCGATGATGCCTTCTATCAGTTTAATGTGCCCAAGATGATAACTAAAGTAGAAGGTTGTGGGAATGACATCAAGACAAACATTTTGAACATGGTGGACATTGCAAATGCCTTGCACCGACTAGCTTCTGACACTACCAAGTATGTTGGCTGTGAGCTTCGTGCTCAATCCAAGTTCGATGAAAAGACTGGTGCTTAGCTTGTTAACGGAGCTCATGACACTGCCAAATTAGCTGGATTACTAGAGAACTTTATCAAAGAGTATGTACTGTGTTATGGATCTGGTAATCCTGTGACTgcacatgctttttgataatgtgcACATTCCACTGGTAATGtgcctgagaaggaagagaagaaagcAAAATCAAGAGTGGAAAGTGGGAGCTGCAAAAGCAGGAACTGAAGCAAAGGAGACACCTAGCACTATTGAGCAGATGATTGTAGAGATCAAAGGTACACTGAAGAAGGGATCCAAACCTAGTGAGCTTGGCTCCTTTCTGGGCTCTGACTGAGTCTTATCAAGAGAAAACGAATGCACTTTTTCAGGCCCTGTTTTTGGGTGTGGGTAAAATAGGTTGCAAAATGGGTtgtcaagaagaagaaagaactacCTTCTGGCTATAGTGCATGATAAGGAATCACAGATGCGTCTTCTGTGTGCTATTGGAACATTCTGTGGGAATTTAGTAGGGATGCACTGAGGAAGTTGCTTTGGTAGCTAAATCTCTTTATGATGAAGATGGTTTGGAAGAAGATTACATAGTGCAGTGGTACAAAGATGGTCGAATGCTGAGTCAGAGGTAGAAGAGGAGTAATAATAGTTTCTATCACGTATATTAGTACTTTAATCATCTCATTTCCTGCCAGAACTAGTATCGATCTGTGTGATGCCTATTTCATCCCTTTGCGAGTTTTAAACTTGGTCATGTACCAGTACTATTGTGTTTGACTTGGTTCTTATCGAAATAAAGAAGTTATATTGTGGTTGGTACATAGTGTGTATCGTCTGTTTGTTTCGGAATCATGTATTGTTATTGGCTGCAAGAATCTTGCGCCAAGCTTGCTATTAAGTTTTCATGTTCACCAGAGA
Proteins encoded:
- the LOC135616216 gene encoding protein trichome birefringence-like 19, with the protein product MKPHAYRLRIWGYHHAHGNPRTLLFSILLVLLVLAIISCCNQPPLPSYNDERSSSSSASSLSSSSPSPPPPPPPPPRYPSIRLPRDCDISQGEWVRDPDAPYYTNLTCFTIQEHQNCMKYGRPDMDFLKWRWRPAACELPRFDASWFLELVRGKSLAFVGDSLARNHMQSLMCLLSKVEYPKDISNTTDENFKRMFYTAYNFTISTFWSPFLVKAQEADTDGPNHTGLWNLYLDEVDDNWASRIHEFDYVIISDGNWFTRPAMFYEKGEIVGCHFCLVDNVTDLTLRYSHRMAFRTALRAITELDGFGGKVFLRTVSPSHFENGEWNKGGNCVRTRPFRGNETRLEGLDLEFYEAQVEEFREAERVGRAKGVELKMLDTTGAMLLRPDGHPSRYGHWAHENVTLYNDCVHWCLPGPIDMWNTLLFLMLGE
- the LOC135617623 gene encoding protein trichome birefringence-like 19, which gives rise to MKPSYAVKPPLRRQQNGHGVGKVVLLSAVVLVLLVKIFLLPYTRRYPPLGLPENCDLSKGEWVRDPDAPYYTNKTCFTIQEHQNCMKYGRPDLDFLKWRWQPEGCDLPRFDAAWFLHLVTGKSMAFVGDSLARNQMQSLMCLLSGVERPQDMSDSKDDNFKRMFYPTYRFTISIFWSPFLVKAQLADTDGPNHTGLWNLYLDEVDEKWASQLHKFDYVIISDGNWFTRPSLFYEQKKLVGCHYCLIENVTDLTLHYSHRMAFRTALRAINGLAGFKGKVLVRSISPSHFENGEWNKGGNCKRKRPYRSNETTLESLDREFYEQQLEEFRQAEREPGVRMRLLDTTQAMLLRPDGHPSRYGHSIHESVAMYNDCVHWCLPGPIDMWNQLLFLMLGE